A region of Thiobacter sp. AK1 DNA encodes the following proteins:
- the cheY gene encoding chemotaxis response regulator CheY, whose protein sequence is MADPNMKFLVVDDFSTMRRIVRNLLKELGFANVEEAEDGVVALQKLRNGKFDFVVSDWNMPNMTGLDLLKAIRSDPALKHIPVLMVTAEAKKENIIAAAQAGASGYVVKPFTAATLEEKLNKIFQNLGGAK, encoded by the coding sequence ATGGCTGACCCCAACATGAAGTTCCTGGTAGTGGACGACTTCTCCACCATGCGCCGTATCGTCCGCAACCTGCTAAAGGAGTTGGGCTTTGCCAACGTGGAGGAGGCGGAGGACGGCGTGGTGGCGTTGCAGAAACTGCGCAATGGCAAGTTCGACTTCGTGGTCAGCGACTGGAACATGCCCAACATGACCGGACTCGATCTGCTCAAAGCCATTCGCAGCGACCCTGCGCTCAAGCACATCCCGGTGCTCATGGTGACCGCGGAGGCGAAGAAGGAGAACATCATCGCGGCGGCCCAGGCCGGCGCCAGCGGCTATGTGGTGAAGCCCTTCACCGCAGCCACTCTCGAGGAAAAACTCAACAAGATCTTTCAGAACCTAGGAGGTGCCAAGTGA
- the cheZ gene encoding protein phosphatase CheZ, whose protein sequence is MEPYYSQLGQLTRKLHDTLKQLGYDKTLEKAVDSMIPDARDRLAYIAALTQQAAERVLNATDVAKPIQEELESKSNTLSARWDSLFRNELSVEEFKQLVHETRGFLQDVPRMTSATNAQLLEIMMAQDFQDLTGQVIKKIIDMAQEMENELLKVLVESTPIEKRTQLESSLLNGPVVNAEGRTDIVTSQAQVDELLESLGF, encoded by the coding sequence ATGGAACCCTATTACAGCCAGTTGGGCCAGCTCACACGCAAGCTCCATGACACCTTGAAGCAACTGGGCTACGACAAAACCCTGGAGAAGGCCGTGGACTCCATGATTCCCGATGCCCGCGACCGCCTGGCCTACATCGCCGCCCTCACCCAGCAAGCCGCGGAGCGGGTGCTCAACGCCACCGACGTGGCCAAGCCCATTCAGGAAGAGTTGGAATCCAAGTCGAATACCCTGTCTGCCCGTTGGGACAGCCTGTTCCGCAACGAGTTGTCGGTGGAGGAGTTCAAACAGTTGGTGCACGAGACGCGCGGTTTCCTACAGGACGTGCCGCGCATGACCTCCGCCACCAATGCCCAGCTCCTGGAAATCATGATGGCCCAGGATTTCCAGGATCTCACCGGCCAGGTGATCAAGAAGATCATCGACATGGCCCAGGAAATGGAAAACGAGCTACTCAAGGTGCTGGTGGAAAGCACGCCCATTGAGAAGCGAACCCAGCTCGAGAGCAGCCTCCTCAATGGCCCAGTGGTCAATGCCGAGGGCCGGACCGACATCGTTACCAGCCAGGCCCAAGTGGACGAGCTGCTGGAAAGCCTGGGTTTCTGA
- a CDS encoding chemotaxis protein CheA codes for MSAFEGMEDLLQDFLTEATDLLSEVDNRLVELEKSPNDKELLNQIFRGFHTIKGGAGFLNATPLVELCHRTENLFDKLRNGEMSLNPEIMDVILAATAAVREMFGYLAQGRMPEPTDKDLMLELDAVLAGEKAMQVWQNQAAHTPQAPVEDEVPSTQAAAEHGPDWRLLYHALLGSRPEESPGAERPAATNPASSAPPARLEPKPAPAKSTAPAGKETTIRIDTARLDQVLNLSGEIGLTKNRLNCLRADILAGKTDLATLKALDEAVSQLDLLVGDLQNAVMKTRMQPIGRLFQKYPRLARDLARSLGKEVELILEGEDTEIDKTMIEDLNDPLVHLVRNAVDHGVDSPEERLAAGKPAKSVIKLSAQQVGDHIVIEIADDGRGIRPDVIRRKALEKGLIDVETANSLDERQSLNLIFLPGFSTKDQISDVSGRGVGMDVVKTNITRLNGRIDIRSVVGQGTTFTITLPLTLAILPVLIVRLGQQPFAVPLSMVREIIPIRPHEVQQVSGRATLVVRDEVLPVKTLAGIIGWPEEGPPSFGVLMQSGESTFVLAIDGFIGRDDVVIKPLQGIKPHGVAGATLSGDGQVVLVLDMEALLSSETPSPQASLFRAAG; via the coding sequence ATGAGCGCATTCGAAGGCATGGAAGACCTGCTGCAGGACTTCCTCACGGAAGCCACGGACCTGCTGTCCGAAGTGGACAACAGGCTAGTGGAACTGGAAAAGTCCCCAAACGACAAGGAGCTGCTCAACCAGATCTTCCGTGGCTTTCACACCATCAAGGGGGGCGCAGGCTTCCTTAACGCGACGCCGCTGGTGGAGCTGTGCCATCGCACCGAAAACCTGTTCGACAAGCTGCGCAACGGAGAAATGTCCCTCAACCCGGAGATCATGGATGTGATCCTAGCTGCCACCGCGGCGGTCCGGGAGATGTTTGGCTACCTCGCGCAAGGCCGCATGCCGGAACCCACCGACAAGGATTTGATGCTGGAGCTGGATGCGGTACTTGCCGGCGAAAAGGCCATGCAGGTCTGGCAGAATCAGGCGGCCCATACGCCCCAGGCGCCGGTGGAAGACGAGGTCCCATCCACCCAGGCAGCAGCGGAACATGGCCCGGACTGGCGATTGCTTTATCACGCGCTGCTAGGCAGCCGCCCGGAGGAAAGCCCGGGGGCGGAACGTCCGGCGGCGACCAATCCCGCCTCCTCGGCTCCGCCTGCGCGGCTTGAGCCCAAGCCCGCCCCCGCCAAGAGTACCGCGCCAGCGGGGAAAGAAACCACCATTCGCATCGACACGGCGCGACTGGATCAGGTGCTCAATCTCTCGGGTGAAATTGGTCTCACCAAAAACCGCCTCAACTGTCTGCGCGCGGACATCCTCGCCGGCAAGACCGATCTCGCAACGCTGAAAGCCTTGGATGAAGCGGTGAGTCAGCTGGATCTGCTAGTGGGGGATCTGCAAAACGCGGTGATGAAGACCCGCATGCAGCCCATCGGCCGCCTGTTCCAGAAATACCCGCGTCTGGCGCGGGACTTAGCGCGTAGCCTGGGCAAGGAGGTGGAGCTGATCCTAGAAGGCGAAGATACCGAGATCGACAAGACCATGATCGAGGACCTCAACGATCCGCTGGTGCATCTAGTGCGCAACGCAGTGGACCATGGCGTGGACAGCCCCGAGGAACGCCTCGCCGCAGGCAAGCCGGCCAAGAGCGTGATCAAACTTTCCGCCCAGCAGGTAGGTGACCACATCGTCATCGAGATCGCCGACGATGGCCGTGGTATCCGCCCCGACGTCATCCGGCGCAAGGCACTGGAAAAGGGTCTCATCGACGTCGAGACCGCCAACAGCCTGGACGAGCGCCAAAGCCTCAATCTCATTTTCCTGCCGGGTTTCTCCACCAAGGACCAGATTTCGGACGTTTCCGGTCGCGGCGTGGGCATGGACGTGGTGAAGACCAACATCACCCGCTTGAACGGCCGCATCGACATCCGCTCCGTGGTGGGCCAGGGCACCACTTTCACCATCACCCTGCCCTTGACGCTGGCCATTCTGCCGGTGCTGATCGTGCGCCTGGGGCAACAGCCCTTCGCCGTCCCCTTATCCATGGTGCGGGAGATCATTCCCATCCGGCCCCACGAGGTGCAGCAGGTCTCGGGACGCGCCACGCTGGTGGTGCGCGACGAGGTGCTGCCGGTGAAGACGCTGGCCGGCATCATCGGTTGGCCGGAAGAAGGGCCACCGTCCTTCGGGGTGCTAATGCAATCCGGTGAATCCACCTTCGTCCTGGCCATCGACGGCTTCATCGGCCGCGACGACGTGGTGATCAAACCGTTGCAGGGCATCAAGCCCCACGGCGTGGCCGGCGCCACCCTCTCCGGCGACGGGCAGGTGGTGCTGGTGCTGGACATGGAAGCCCTGCTGTCTAGCGAAACGCCCAGCCCCCAGGCCAGCCTATTCCGCGCCGCCGGCTGA
- a CDS encoding EAL and HDOD domain-containing protein, whose translation MNPFAPAAISHRSEEVFVGRQAIVDGQQRIIGYELLFRDQAHATQAEITNDLLAGTRVLVNTLNNMGTEWLFGDRIAFLNVSNPMLESEFLELLPARRVVLEILEDVAPTPELLPRLNDLRAQGFALALDDYDGNPDLDFLLPLVSYVKIDVLATPAERLPDLVASVRRHPVKLVAERVETRSMFHTCRNLKFDLFQGFYFARPETLTARVINPGQALVLELLNKVRANADIGEIEKGFKRDVALSFKLLRYINSVGFGLSCEIQSIRHALAILGYQQLYRWLTLLVVTANEGSTPPALMKTAVTRGRLTELLGQELLDKHERDNLFIVGIFSLLDAMLEMPMEQILERLNLPEPIADALLHREGVYGPFLQLAEACEGADIPRIRALAEALTLDPERVNVAHLQALAWVEELGV comes from the coding sequence ATGAACCCCTTTGCGCCCGCCGCCATCAGCCACCGCTCCGAGGAAGTTTTCGTCGGCCGCCAAGCCATCGTCGACGGCCAGCAGCGCATCATCGGCTACGAGCTCCTCTTCCGCGACCAAGCGCATGCCACCCAGGCCGAGATCACGAACGACCTGCTGGCCGGCACCCGGGTGCTGGTGAACACCCTGAACAATATGGGCACGGAATGGCTATTCGGCGACCGCATAGCCTTTCTCAACGTCTCCAACCCGATGCTGGAAAGCGAGTTCCTGGAACTGCTGCCCGCCCGCCGGGTGGTGCTGGAAATCCTGGAAGACGTGGCGCCAACGCCCGAGTTGCTGCCACGCTTGAATGACCTACGCGCCCAGGGTTTCGCCCTCGCCCTCGACGACTACGACGGCAATCCCGACCTTGATTTCCTGCTGCCCCTGGTGAGCTACGTGAAAATCGACGTGCTGGCCACGCCAGCGGAGCGCTTGCCCGACCTGGTGGCAAGCGTGCGCCGGCATCCAGTGAAGCTGGTGGCAGAGCGGGTGGAAACCCGCAGCATGTTCCACACCTGCCGCAACCTCAAGTTCGATCTGTTTCAGGGCTTTTATTTCGCCCGGCCGGAAACTCTCACGGCGCGCGTGATCAACCCGGGGCAAGCGCTGGTTTTGGAGCTGCTCAATAAGGTGCGTGCCAATGCCGACATCGGCGAGATCGAAAAAGGCTTCAAGCGTGACGTGGCCCTCTCCTTCAAGCTGTTGCGCTATATCAACTCGGTAGGCTTTGGGCTTTCCTGTGAAATTCAATCCATCCGCCATGCGCTGGCCATCCTGGGCTATCAGCAGCTCTACCGCTGGCTCACCCTACTCGTGGTCACGGCCAACGAAGGCTCGACCCCGCCGGCGCTGATGAAAACCGCCGTCACGCGAGGCCGCCTCACGGAGCTTCTGGGACAGGAGCTGTTGGACAAGCACGAGCGCGACAACCTGTTCATCGTCGGCATTTTCTCCCTGCTCGACGCCATGCTGGAAATGCCCATGGAACAGATCTTGGAAAGGCTAAATCTGCCGGAGCCCATCGCCGATGCGCTACTACACCGGGAAGGCGTGTATGGCCCCTTTCTGCAGCTAGCGGAAGCCTGCGAGGGCGCCGACATCCCGCGCATCCGCGCCCTGGCCGAGGCCCTGACCCTGGATCCGGAACGGGTGAACGTGGCGCACCTACAGGCGCTCGCCTGGGTGGAAGAGCTAGGCGTGTAG
- a CDS encoding nucleoside recognition domain-containing protein: protein MLNAIWAGFVLVALATALARALWFDDIHVFATLMKSMFENSRLAFEVALGLTGVMSLWLGLMRIGEAGGLLALLTRALAPLLTRLMPEVPPGHPAQGAVVMNLAANVLGMDNAATPLGLKAMRELQGLNPHPETASNAQILFLVINASSVTLFPVTIFTYRAQMGAADPTDVFIPILIATWCSTLVGLLAVAWVQRIRLMDPVILLYLGGATACVAGMAAYFAALPAGQMQRQSAILTNAILLALVAGFLLGALRRRLPVYELFIEGAKDGFQIAVGIIPYLVAMLVAIGMLRASGALDMLLDGLRALVTALGLDARFVDAMPTALVKPLSGSGARAMMVETMRTFGPDSFAGRLAAVIQGSTETTFYVLAVYFGAVGIKRARHAIACALLADLAGVVAAIAVSYLFFA, encoded by the coding sequence ATGCTGAATGCCATCTGGGCGGGCTTTGTGCTGGTGGCGTTGGCCACGGCCCTGGCGCGGGCCTTGTGGTTTGACGACATCCACGTATTCGCCACCCTTATGAAGAGCATGTTCGAAAATAGCCGCCTCGCCTTCGAGGTGGCCCTGGGGCTGACCGGCGTGATGAGTCTTTGGTTGGGGCTCATGCGCATCGGCGAGGCGGGCGGGCTTCTCGCGCTGCTGACGCGCGCCTTGGCGCCCTTGCTTACGCGCTTGATGCCAGAGGTCCCGCCGGGCCATCCGGCGCAGGGCGCGGTGGTGATGAATCTCGCCGCCAACGTGTTGGGGATGGACAATGCCGCCACGCCCCTGGGGCTCAAGGCCATGCGCGAGCTGCAGGGGCTCAATCCCCACCCGGAGACGGCGAGCAATGCCCAGATCCTGTTTCTGGTGATCAATGCCTCGTCCGTCACGCTGTTTCCGGTGACCATCTTCACCTACCGCGCCCAGATGGGCGCGGCGGACCCCACCGATGTCTTCATCCCCATCCTGATCGCCACCTGGTGCTCGACCCTGGTGGGGCTACTTGCGGTGGCATGGGTGCAGCGCATCCGGCTCATGGATCCGGTCATCTTGCTCTATCTGGGGGGTGCCACGGCCTGTGTGGCGGGGATGGCGGCCTATTTCGCTGCTTTGCCGGCCGGGCAGATGCAGCGCCAATCGGCCATCCTCACCAATGCCATCCTGCTCGCCCTGGTAGCCGGATTCCTGTTGGGAGCGCTCCGTCGGCGGCTGCCGGTGTATGAGCTTTTCATTGAAGGGGCGAAGGATGGCTTCCAGATCGCCGTGGGCATCATTCCCTATCTGGTGGCGATGCTGGTGGCGATTGGCATGCTGCGCGCGAGTGGCGCCTTGGATATGCTCCTCGACGGCCTGCGTGCGCTGGTGACGGCGCTGGGACTGGATGCCCGCTTCGTGGACGCAATGCCCACTGCTCTGGTGAAACCCCTGTCCGGCAGCGGCGCACGGGCGATGATGGTGGAGACCATGCGTACTTTCGGCCCCGATTCCTTCGCGGGGCGCCTGGCGGCGGTGATTCAGGGCAGCACGGAAACGACCTTTTACGTGCTGGCGGTGTATTTCGGCGCGGTGGGCATCAAGCGCGCGCGCCATGCGATTGCCTGCGCCCTCTTGGCCGATTTGGCTGGCGTGGTGGCGGCGATCGCCGTGTCTTATTTGTTCTTTGCCTGA
- the mltB gene encoding lytic murein transglycosylase B yields the protein MRALFVMLLLAVSLPVAARRGPDPGPLFAAQPGYERFVQGLADTLSLDRQQLDHLFRQVHIKPQILRAISLPAEARPWDQYRPLFFNEARIQGGVAFWEGHADALARARETYGVPEAVIVAILGVETQYGRNMGGWRVLDALTTLAVAYPPRADYFRRELTEFLLFTREQGVDALTVKGSYAGAMGLGQFMPSSCRKYGVDFDGDGHADLWRNPVDAIGSVAHYLQAFGWQPGGRVVVPVEVAGEATRELANTGWSTRKTVAEWRRLGVNQATPLPEDEQAMLVRLDTTSGPEFWLAFQNYYVITRYNRSFQYALAVYQLASAIAASRFTACGADPC from the coding sequence ATGAGGGCGCTGTTCGTCATGCTGTTGCTCGCCGTGAGTCTGCCGGTGGCGGCGCGACGCGGGCCCGATCCCGGGCCGCTATTCGCGGCGCAGCCTGGCTATGAGCGCTTCGTGCAGGGCCTGGCGGATACCCTTTCGCTCGATAGGCAGCAACTCGATCACCTGTTTCGACAGGTGCACATCAAGCCCCAGATCCTGCGTGCCATTTCGCTGCCCGCCGAGGCACGGCCCTGGGATCAATATCGCCCGCTGTTCTTCAACGAGGCCCGTATCCAAGGCGGGGTGGCCTTCTGGGAGGGTCATGCGGATGCGCTGGCGCGAGCGCGAGAAACCTATGGTGTGCCGGAAGCCGTAATCGTGGCCATCCTGGGCGTGGAGACCCAGTATGGCCGCAACATGGGCGGCTGGCGGGTGCTGGATGCGCTCACCACCCTGGCGGTGGCCTATCCACCCCGCGCCGATTATTTTCGCCGCGAGCTGACAGAATTCTTGCTGTTCACCCGGGAGCAGGGCGTGGATGCCCTGACGGTGAAAGGCTCCTATGCGGGCGCGATGGGGCTGGGGCAGTTCATGCCCAGCAGTTGCCGCAAGTACGGCGTCGATTTCGATGGCGATGGCCATGCCGATCTCTGGCGCAATCCGGTGGACGCCATCGGCAGCGTGGCCCATTACCTGCAGGCTTTCGGCTGGCAGCCAGGCGGGCGGGTGGTGGTCCCGGTGGAAGTGGCGGGAGAGGCGACGCGGGAGCTGGCCAACACCGGCTGGAGCACGCGCAAGACGGTGGCCGAGTGGCGGCGGTTGGGCGTGAACCAGGCCACCCCATTGCCAGAGGACGAGCAGGCCATGCTGGTGCGCCTCGATACGACGAGCGGGCCGGAATTCTGGCTCGCCTTCCAGAACTATTACGTGATCACCCGCTATAACCGCAGCTTCCAGTACGCCCTGGCGGTGTATCAGTTGGCGAGCGCGATTGCCGCCAGCCGCTTCACCGCCTGCGGTGCCGATCCATGCTGA
- a CDS encoding SDR family NAD(P)-dependent oxidoreductase encodes MVKSVLITGCSSGIGLALAHGLRARGWRVFATARKAEDVVRLTDAGFPAVRLDLADSASIANAVEEVLAQTGGRLDALCNNGAYGQPGAVEDLRREVLREQFETNLFGTVELTNRVIPVMRRQGHGRIVQVSSLLGYVALPYRGAYTASKYALEGITDTLRLELAESGIHVVLIEPGPIESRFRANAFSAYQRNIDKTHSVHRQRYETMERRLTKPGPAVPFTLPAQAVLAAVRRALEARRPRTRYRVTLPATLFWYARRWLPDRWLDALLLRVAEGETK; translated from the coding sequence ATGGTTAAGAGCGTTCTCATCACCGGCTGTTCCAGCGGCATTGGGCTCGCACTGGCCCACGGTCTCAGAGCCCGGGGCTGGCGGGTATTTGCGACTGCGCGCAAGGCGGAAGACGTGGTGCGTCTTACTGACGCGGGTTTTCCTGCGGTGCGGCTCGATCTTGCCGATTCCGCTTCCATCGCGAATGCCGTCGAGGAGGTGCTGGCGCAAACTGGTGGACGGCTCGATGCCCTGTGCAACAACGGCGCCTATGGCCAGCCGGGCGCGGTGGAGGATCTGCGGCGGGAGGTGTTGCGCGAGCAATTCGAGACCAATCTGTTCGGCACCGTGGAGCTCACCAATCGCGTCATTCCCGTGATGCGCCGCCAGGGTCATGGCCGCATCGTGCAGGTGAGCTCGCTTCTGGGTTATGTGGCCTTGCCCTATCGCGGCGCCTACACCGCTTCCAAATACGCACTGGAAGGCATCACCGATACCCTTCGGCTGGAACTCGCAGAAAGTGGCATCCACGTCGTGCTCATCGAGCCTGGCCCCATCGAAAGCCGCTTCCGCGCCAATGCCTTTAGTGCCTACCAGCGCAACATCGACAAGACGCACAGCGTGCACCGGCAGCGCTACGAGACCATGGAGCGCCGCCTGACCAAACCAGGGCCGGCTGTCCCGTTCACCTTGCCGGCGCAGGCGGTGCTGGCGGCCGTCCGCCGCGCCCTGGAGGCGCGCCGACCGCGCACCCGCTACCGCGTCACGCTACCCGCCACGTTGTTCTGGTATGCCCGGCGCTGGCTACCGGATCGCTGGCTTGACGCGCTACTGCTTAGGGTGGCAGAGGGAGAGACGAAATGA
- a CDS encoding SOS response-associated peptidase, giving the protein MCGRYTLTTPDLAPIGAVLGVTLPAVPVSYNIAPSLPVPIIRVGARGGYELAWVKWGLVPHWAKEPRSEYSTINARAETVSVKPAFRDAFRRRRCLIPADGFYEWQKQGTGKQPWYIHRKDRQPFAFAGLWERWQGGDEALETCAIIVTEANALIRPIHGRMPVILPPETYRAWLDPATPTQTLLPLLAPYSADELTAEPVSARVNNPRNDGPELIRPLDS; this is encoded by the coding sequence CCGGCCGTGCCCGTGTCGTATAACATCGCGCCCAGTCTGCCGGTACCGATCATCCGCGTCGGCGCCAGGGGCGGCTATGAACTGGCCTGGGTGAAGTGGGGGTTGGTTCCCCACTGGGCGAAGGAACCCAGGAGCGAGTACAGCACCATCAATGCCCGCGCGGAGACGGTGTCGGTGAAGCCCGCCTTCCGCGACGCTTTCCGGCGGCGGCGCTGTCTGATTCCCGCCGATGGCTTCTACGAATGGCAGAAACAGGGAACGGGCAAGCAACCTTGGTACATCCATCGCAAGGACCGTCAGCCCTTCGCCTTTGCCGGATTGTGGGAGCGCTGGCAGGGTGGGGACGAAGCGCTGGAAACTTGCGCCATCATCGTCACCGAGGCCAACGCTCTGATCCGGCCCATCCATGGGCGCATGCCCGTGATTTTGCCGCCTGAGACTTACCGTGCCTGGCTTGATCCCGCCACGCCGACGCAGACACTGCTACCGTTGTTGGCCCCTTACAGCGCAGATGAGCTCACGGCCGAGCCGGTGAGTGCACGCGTGAACAATCCGCGCAACGATGGACCCGAGCTGATCCGCCCGCTGGACTCATGA